A genomic region of Solanum dulcamara chromosome 2, daSolDulc1.2, whole genome shotgun sequence contains the following coding sequences:
- the LOC129880712 gene encoding uncharacterized protein LOC129880712, whose amino-acid sequence MMNKAWRIIPRPLLETVLNNHAQHHRVPQPLILHGPRGVGKTTLILERLMGKWNSGPHITGYVDFAESVKDHHPIHGQSFPWASWSNCPPPSLPFLTTQLESCLESMAQKGIKLGTISSHQIFTILRKWHGLSTALKQILDGSNSNTRKAVSIRNNSVLNLWERAVFASSVRLNAEESGGLSLEEETYYKEAMSALNLAKEVIRVQQKWRANAIKHLNQTGGFSRSLANSATDWPCLLLELLSSAAEIDYFQPKLVINNIEVLKHAMLTDDSTVCASMYHDSLIWRIIALGANERSLPVILITSDSYYSYRAYMDFGFPDIFISRETFGWTPAEAKMHMVGDYFSQSEWNVIVEVLGPNPRHLFEIYALKLSNYYQKVMSEKSSKFEDIVDAYLAYLQVTVVNPAMDRALSLLQKFAADARNGRILKDKLCFGAPWRHPPSSDDPTLCRQWAKIQLMDFVQCLVKAEFGVNYLADYSLEIFDDPSANALLEVGLLYSQRDPSFLRPVSRGIQRCLVRWLVQERIQLHLKNSLQYLWQRVIRGRSYRHLMLEVGYK is encoded by the exons ATGATGAACAAGGCATGGAGAATAATCCCAAGGCCCCTTCTCGAAACTGTCCTCAACAATCACGCTCAACACCACCGTGTCCCTCAACCCCTTATCCTCCACGGCCCTCGTGGCGTCGGCAAAACCACCCTCATTCTCGAAC GTCTTATGGGTAAATGGAACAGTGGCCCTCATATCACAGGCTATGTGGACTTTGCAGAATCTGTAAAAGATCATCACCCAATTCATGGCCAATCATTTCCATGGGCTTCTTGGTCAAACTGCCCACCTCCTTCATTGCCATTTCTTACAACTCAACTGGAAAGCTGCCTTGAATCAATGGCTCAGAAGGGTATTAAGCTTGGAACTATAAGTTCTCATcagatttttactattttaaggAAATGGCATGGACTCAGTACAGCACTTAAACAGATCCTAGATGGTAGTAATTCCAACACAAGAAAGGCTGTTTCAATTAGGAATAATTCCGTGTTGAATTTATGGGAAAGGGCTGTTTTTGCATCAAGTGTTCGATTAAATGCCGAAGAGAGTGGTGGGTTGAGTTTGGAGGAGGAGACATATTATAAGGAAGCAATGTCAGCTTTGAATTTGGCTAAAGAGGTTATTAGGGTGCAGCAAAAGTGGAGAGCTAATGCAATCAAGCATTTGAATCAGACTGGTGGGTTTTCAAGGTCGTTGGCCAATTCAGCAACTGATTGGCCCTGTTTGTTGTTGGAACTCCTTTCATCTGCTGCTGAAATAGATTACTTTCAG CCGAAGCTGGTCATAAACAATATTGAAGTTCTAAAGCATGCAATGTTGACGGATGATTCTACAGTCTGTGCATCCATGTATCATGATAGTCTGATATGGAGAATAATAGCCTTGGGTGCAAATGAGAGATCTCTTCCAGTTATTCTTATAACATCTGATAG CTACTATTCATATCGTGCCTATATGGATTTTGGATTTCCAGACATTTTCATCTCCCGTGAG ACATTTGGGTGGACTCCTGCAGAAGCTAAAATGCATATGGTTGGGGACTATTTTAGTCAGTCAGAG TGGAATGTTATTGTTGAGGTGCTAGGGCCGAATCCAAGGCATCTATTTGAGATTTATGCACTCAAGCTAAGTAATTACTACCAAAA GGTCATGAGCGAGAAGAGCAGTAAATTTGAGGATATTGTGGACGCGTACTTGGCATATCTTCAA GTGACAGTAGTTAATCCTGCCATGGATAGAGCATTGTCACTTCTACAGAAGTTTGCAGCTGATGCACGAAATGGAAGAATTTTGAAGGACAAGCTATGTTTTGGTGCTCCGTGGAGACACCCTCCGTCTTCTGATGATCCTACATTGTGTCGTCAATGGGCTAAAATTCAACTTATGGATTTTGTTCAGTGTCTTGTGAAAGCAGAATTTGGG GTAAACTACCTAGCTGATTATAGTCTTGAAATTTTTGATGATCCATCTGCTAATGCATTATTAGAG GTCGGTTTACTGTATTCACAACGGGATCCATCATTCCTTCGTCCTGTTTCTCGGGGTATCCAGAGATGCCTTGTTAGATG GCTTGTTCAAGAGAGAATCCAACTGCACTTAAAGAATTCACTCCAGTATCTTTGGCAGCGAGTCATACGTGGGCGCAGCTATCGCCATCTGATGTTAGAAGTAGGATACAAGTAG